DNA from Pelagibacterium nitratireducens:
TGACCGAAAACGCCGGGGCGCCAAGGGCCAGAGCCAACACCAAAAGCAGGCGAAGGGAGATGAAAGGGCGCACGATTTTACTCATTGAACAGGCTGAACGCTGCGCCGGCGTGCGCGGCAGGACTTTGCAGCACGGCGCTTTTTCCCTAACAGTAATCGCGCGATCTTAATGCGCGCTGAAAATCATAGAGAACCGGTGCCGGAGCTAGTCTGCAATAATGGTGATCGTGTGACCCGGGACCGGGCCAAAATCGTCGTTTCCCGCCGCCTGCCCGAGCCGGTCGAGGCGCGCATGGCGGCGCTGTTCGACGTCACATTCAACCAGAGCGACGCTCCACTCGATTCGACGGCTCTCCTGAGCGCGCTCAAGGGGGCCGAGGTTCTGGTCTCATCGATCACCGACCGCATCGATTCGGATTTCATCGCCCAGATGCCTGCGGGCGTCAAACTGATCGCCCAGTTCGGCAACGGATTCGACAACATCAACATCGAAGCGGCCCATGCGGCGGGAGTAACCGTAACCAACACGCCCTCGGTTCTGACCGAGGACACCGCCGACATGGCGATGGCGCTGATGCTGTGCGTGCCGCGCCGGGTGACCGAGGGCGCTCGGGTGCTGCTCAAGGACGGAACATGGCCGGGCTGGTCGCCGACCTGGATGCTGGGCCGGCGGCTGGGCGGCAAGGCGCTGGGGATCGTGGGGCTGGGTCGGATCGGCACCGCGGTGGCACGGCGGGCGAGGGCGTTCGGACTTTCCATCCATTATTGCGGGCGGACTCGAAAAGCCCCCCAGATCGAGGAATCGCTGAGGGCGACCTATTGGGCCTCGCTCGACAAGATGGTCGAGCATGTCGATATCATTTCGCTGCACACGCCCCATACGCGCGATACCGTCGACATCCTTTCAGCGGACCGGATGAAACGGCTCAAGCCCGGGGCGTTCGTGGTCAACATCTCCCGTCCCGAACTGGTGGACGAGGACGCGCTGGCCGATCTTGTGGCTTCAGGGCACCTTTCGGGTGCGGCGCTGGATGTTTTCGAGCACAAGAGGGGGGTGAACCCCAAGCTGCTCGAATTGGCGCGGGCCGACAAGGTGATGCTGACCCCGCATATGGGCTCGGCAACGCTCGAAGCGCGGATCGAGATGGGCGAGACGGTGATCGTCAATATCCGCACCTTTCTCGACGGCCACACGCCACCGCATCGCGTTTTGCCCGAGGGGCGGTCGCAGCTTTAAGTCCCGCCCTAGAGATAAGCTGTGACTGAAGGCGCCTGCATTTGCCGGTCGTGCAGGCCGTCCTCGTAGAGGATCGGGGTGGCATCGAGTTCTTCGGGCGTCACATCGTCAAGAGTCGAGACGTTGACGGCGTGGAACCAGCCGTTGAAGGGCTCGAATTCGAGATAGCCGCGCGAGAAAACCTGCGTGCCGCATTTCGTGCAGAACATGTGATCAATGGTGCCCTGTGGCCATGAGGACGGGTCGGCAGCGTAGTGGCCGATACGGGCTTCACCCTCGGTCACGATGACCGAATCGCCATAGACGAAGGCTTTGCGATAGCCGGTCTTGAAGCAATAGGTACAATTGCATTTGCGGATTCCCTCATCGAGATCGATGGGGGCGGTAAAACGGATGGCACCGCAATGGCACGAGCCGGAATGGGTCTTTTTCATTTCGGTGCCTCGGTGAAAAAGGCGGTGATGACCGGTGCGATGGCTTCCGGTTGGGGGCCATGGCCCTGATCGGGCAGGGTTTTCCGCATTGCGTTGGGCAGCGCTGCGGCGGCGATGTCAGCGGCGGCGGCCATGAAATCGAAACTCTTGTCGCCATTGACGACGAGCACAGGCTGGGCGATGCCGCGCCAGCGGGCT
Protein-coding regions in this window:
- a CDS encoding GFA family protein is translated as MKKTHSGSCHCGAIRFTAPIDLDEGIRKCNCTYCFKTGYRKAFVYGDSVIVTEGEARIGHYAADPSSWPQGTIDHMFCTKCGTQVFSRGYLEFEPFNGWFHAVNVSTLDDVTPEELDATPILYEDGLHDRQMQAPSVTAYL
- a CDS encoding D-glycerate dehydrogenase; protein product: MTRDRAKIVVSRRLPEPVEARMAALFDVTFNQSDAPLDSTALLSALKGAEVLVSSITDRIDSDFIAQMPAGVKLIAQFGNGFDNINIEAAHAAGVTVTNTPSVLTEDTADMAMALMLCVPRRVTEGARVLLKDGTWPGWSPTWMLGRRLGGKALGIVGLGRIGTAVARRARAFGLSIHYCGRTRKAPQIEESLRATYWASLDKMVEHVDIISLHTPHTRDTVDILSADRMKRLKPGAFVVNISRPELVDEDALADLVASGHLSGAALDVFEHKRGVNPKLLELARADKVMLTPHMGSATLEARIEMGETVIVNIRTFLDGHTPPHRVLPEGRSQL